The DNA region GCAAAGCTGAcgctcttctcctccttgggtgctttcgccttctccttgggaaTCTTCGTCGCTGCCTTGGGTGCCGATTCCTTGACGACCGAGATCCTCCCCATACCCTCATCAGGTACCGTTCGTTCATGCTGAACAGGAGCGCTAAACGCAGATTTCACTCCGAGTTTCTTTTCGAGCTCCTGCATGCGTTGGATGTAGTCAGAAGACAAAACGCTGTGCTTGGATCTTCCCaaatcgtcctcgtcatcgtcttcctcatcatcatccatatCCCAGTCCTCGTCATCACTAAACTCGCCCTCTTCCAAGGTGAGTTCAGCGACTACAGGACCGATTTCCGACATGCTATACTCGAGCATCTCCCGCCGCAGcttggcatcctcctccggctcATCCTCCGGAACAACAGCCTTGGACATATCCATGGCCTGCGACTCCTGAGCAATCTTGATGACGTGCTCCAATTGCTGCTGCGCAAACGTCTTCTCCAACCTTTCCCCTTCCGCATGTCCAGGCTTCGTACCCTCAGCAAAGGTAACCGTCTTTTTGGCGACCATCGACTCCCCATCGGCCACACCCCCCTTCGGTTCACCCTTTCGCTCGACAGCCTTTGGcgtggccttcttctcctcttgctccttcccctcctcaacccccctctcaatctcccccctcgccctccctccctcctcctccgtctccgccaacatcccccccgCCTTCTCAAAaacctccatcaacctccccgccgcctcccccccacTCCGCACCCCCGCATCAACcacattcccctcctcatccaaccacTCAACAATATCCATAATCGGCAACCCactctcctcatccctcgGCACATCCGGGctcgccaccacctccgccgccgccagccgattctcctcctgctctaGCATTTTGCCCACAGTATTGATGTTCCCCTCTACGTAATCAATCCTGTGAGTCAACAAGCTGAGCATTTGATCCACCTCTCGAAAATCAGTCTTTCCCATTATCTCGTTGATTTCCTTTTGGGTGAGGACCTTGCCCGAGAAGTCGCGGCGGATGCGGCGGAGGGATTCAActggggtgggggtggtcgaggggaggagggagatttCTTCTTTGAGGGACGAGTATTCGAGGTACCATTGCTGccagtgggagagggaggcgcgGAGTTGGGTCACTTtttgggtgagggtggttaTGTGGGTGGAGAGAGTGGTGAGGTGGtcttttggtggttgggatgACATGGTGGGCGGCGTggtttgttgtcgtcgtgtTGGTTGGCTGACGACAGATTTTATGTATGTTGAAGGTTGGGAGGAAAATGAACGGGGCAAATTTTGGAAGGGTTTGGAATTGACGTCGAAAGGTTACCGAAAAAAACGGTCCAGACAATCTGCGACGGGGTGGACACTGTGTTAAACACTGTGTGGGGGGTCTGACCCCCTGTGACGGAACTTGGGACGACCAGGCATTGGGAACAAGTAAAGCCAGCCAAGTAactaattaattaaagtgAAATATTCAACTCACAGTGTATTCCCACCGCCAAACCCAAACTAATAATTACAGTTACATGAGAGCAAAACTATGTATGCCGATATGCTCCGCTCGCTACCTATGCAAAGATTTTGTTCCTTATCCATCCTTTCTTCTCTCCCATCCAAAAAAGATCAAGTCAAAAACTCTCTATCAATacacaccaccccatcccctaATGCCTCCTAATACCCCTGTCTACTATACTGACTGGGCGCATACCCATTCGCCGGCCTAtcaatcctcctcccgtccAAAAACTTGGGGCTGTTCTGCGCCTGTCCCGCATACGGATCGTTCCCCATCTGCTCCCGCCTCCTCTGCTCAAAagccgccctctcctcctcgtccagaCTGaacgccttcttcaaccacccaaacgcgctcctcttcttcttcagccccgCTCCCCCTTTCGAGTTGGCTGTTTCGGTCGTCATTGTTGTCCCGTTGCTCATCACTGACATGCCCATCGCGGATGGGATATTCCTTGAGGGGATCGGCGGGTGCGGGAAGTTGAACTGCTGCACTCCGCCGACGGTACCGGAGGTGTGTGGGCGTTGCTGGAGAGGGGAGTAAGGGTTCGCTTGGACGGGACGGAAAAACTGCCTGTCTGAGTGCGGGGAAGGGATGAGGCCCGGGGCGATGAAGGATGGCGGGGGAGAAAAGTCGGctagggaggaggagatagAGGTTATGGAGTTTACGGGAGGACGTTCCATGTccgagccggagccggagccgtAGGCTGAATCTGGGGCTTGGAAGGTTTGGTAgctgttttgttgctggAGGTGGTTATGGTAGGCCACTCGGGCAGAGGTTGAGTAattttggtgttgctgaacggcatggtggtgggtgtcaGGTGGGGGCACGTGGATGGACCCTGGGGGATTCATCTTCAGGGAGATGCGATCCCGAAGAGAGgtgcggttgttgtttgtggggTACATATCCACCTCAAGATCTGCGTCTGGAACAACCTCTGGTGCGTTCCCTGGGTCACGAAGAGATTCCGTTCGCATGGAATCGGATCCGAGAGAATCCGTCCCGAATGAATCCGTCCTCCTGGTAGAGGTTGTTTGGAAGGAGTCGGTTCTGGTGGAAGATGGCCTCGGCTCATATCTAGAGTCGGGGAGAACATCTCGCTTGGTGGCCGCCGCTCGATTCCTCGCTCCAATCTCGACAACCTTTGGGCCTCGCACTTCGATcaccttgggcttggggatTTCGACCACCTTCGGCCTCGGGTTCTCCACGATCCTTGCTCGGGGAGATTCAACAATCTGGGCCCTAGACGTCTGTGGCCTGTGGGTTTGCTCACGGGGCTTGGGAGAGGCAGTCCCTGGCTTAGGGATCGAGTCGGCCGGTGAGGGAAAGTCGAGCTTGGCACTAGGGACATTCTCTCTTGGCTTGGGACGCTCAGCAACGATCCTGGGCGAAGGCTGGGGGGATGGTCGTGGAGAAGGACGAGGTGATGGTCGCGGTGATGGCTGAGGGGTGTAGACTGTGGGCTGTAAGAGATACAGAGTGCTCTCCTCAGCTCggttttcctcctccttgtgCACTTCCAGTTTTGGAGCCTCGAGCAGAACATTGGGTCGTTCAGAAAGCCGTCGAGGATTTCGAgcaggcggtggcggcgacTCGGGAGGTGATTCGGCTGGTGCTTGCGGTTGCGGTGATGGTTTTGGTCGCGGTGGTTGTGCTCGTGTAGGTGGCTGATAAACTGCAGAGGTTAAAAGTTGCGGGGGTgattgaggaggcggtgatgatgactggggTAGTGATTTGGGAGGCGACAGCGGAGTATCTTTGGTCTCTGTTTCCTCCTGAATGGTCGGCACAGGTGCTTGCGGCGGAGTGGCCGGCCGTTCCTCCGGGGCAGGCTCAGGTTCTTCGGGTAGCGAAAAGTTCAAGAATGACGACGGTCTAGATGCTGTAAGCGCATTGATCGTGCTCAGGCGTAAAGACAACCGGGGAGGCGAGTTGGGGATCTtcctcggtggtgatgtcggggGCGTTGTGATAGTTGTGGCAGACGCATCTGATGGCTTGGGACTGTGCTTCGGAGATGTGTAAGTGGCAGCACTCAGCTGCTGCGACCTGACTCTGCGGCTGACCTCGCCAGCTCTCCGGTCCATTTCCGAGACCATGCCAGCCagtctcaccaccaacgcGTTCAGTGAACTACCCTTGTGCTGCAAATCCATAAAGGCGTTGAACCAGCCATCTGTGTTGCCCTTCATAGCATCGAAGATGTCAATGACATCAGGGCGCTCCTGTCGCCATGGCCCGTGGTGCTGCTCGGCCAAATAAATGGTAAAATCTCTGGTCGCCGCAAGACCTTCAGCCAGGTCTTGCGTGGTTTGCTTGAGAGCAATCTGAGTGCGTGCCAGGATATGCTCAATCTTTTCGTTGCCCTCCAAAATGGTCATCCGGTAGTTCTGATCCTCCAGCATGCGTTCAAACACATCAATATTGTCCATGGGCAACCGCAGGTGCTCAATCCTGAGCTTCACATCTTTCATGGCCAGATCCATATCCTCCAGTGTCGTTTCCAGAAActcgtccacctcgtcgATGTGCCCTTGCAAGATGGAGACAACCAGAATCTGGCTGTTGGCCATGCCGTTGAGCAGTAAATAGACACCAAAAGAGATCTGGGCCATCAACCGCCGAAGCTCGTGTGCCTGTTGTCCAGGTCGAAACCGCCACAACGCTGCTGGGTGAGGGTCAGAGTGCTCACCATCGAGCAGCTCCTCACGACGAGCTTTGGCATCGCCAGTCCTCAGCTTGGGCTTCCCCGAGTTTTCACCTTCGGTGGCCTCGACCAGAGACTCGGCAAAGGCATCCTGCATGGAAGGGATCGGGTGCtgtggtgctgatgatgctgcGGACGAAGACGGCACCGGGGGTCCCGGCCGCGGCTTTTCCTCGGGTCTCCCTCGTGAATCCAGCTTGAGATCTGACCCCATGTCCCtgatgtcgtcgtcatcggcgATTAACATTATTGGTAGCTGCACATCGGATATCCGCGATGATGGGTGGCGTGGGAAGGCCATGATTAGGTGGCCGATCCTGACGGCTTCGATACGTTGTTGACAGCTTCGACGGGCCCGAAGATTCGGCAACCATTGGCCTGCCGATCAACCCGGCGATCGGCAGGAACGGTGGGACGGTGTGGTTCGTTCGCGGGTGGGGCCGGATGTTGTGCGTTCTGTTCCACGGGAGCCCGCAGTTTGATGGCGGGACGCGGTGCGACGATGGATTTTGGCAGCGCAACagagacaccaccacacgtCTGAAATGGAGAAACAAAAATGAACAGCGGTCGATAAAGATTGAATCCGGTAGCCGGGTCAGATACAGGTAGGTAAACAATTGCTTGTCATGGATATCCCTCGAGATGAAACATAATTGGTTCTGGATGGACCCCAAGAGCGCCGCGGCGGTGggaagacggtgaggagggataTCGGGCGGTGACTCTCACCAGGCTGGCGACGGAAGCGAGCGCCGAATGATCCAAATTCCGTCGACGAGCTGCACGGGCAGACTGTCAAACACTCGCCAGCAGAGAGCTTTCTCGTGATACCAGGCTCGGTCCGGGGAAGGGTGTCGCACGATGCTGATCCAGGCGCGCTCTTCGTTTCTAGGGGGGGGGCCCAGGGGTTGAAACAAAGTCCAATGTTTCCTGTTTGCTCAACACGGGGGTGTGTCTGCTGTCGTTATCATGAACTTCCaggtggggatggatggaaatTGCCTGAATGATGAGAAATACCCAAAGAGAAAACACCACCGTCCTCCGGTAGACAAGAAGGAAACGGAGAGATAATGATGGagaaagcaaagagaaaagaagaccACCGACTGGGCGGTTTTCGAGAGAGGAAGAACAGCAAACTCAGCGTTGCGTTCCGCTCCACTCGCGCACTATTGACAGGCGGCGCATTTGCTCAGTGCTTCTGGTTCCTGACTGGGAGACCAGGCGTGCCCTGCACCGGCGTGGCACACACACTCACCCCGACGCTACCCACGGGCGCCATCGAGGGCCCCTGCGATGccatctcatcttccccCATTGTTGACTATTTCTCCGTACAGTCCCCATTTGTCATTTCAATTCCTCGCTGATATGTAAAGGCCTCGACTTGGCTTCTCGTGGGGAATTGGCAGGGGAAAACCTGGATCTGGCTCGTTTGCGCACCGTACCGTCCATCTCCGTAAATTGCAATTCTTATTTTCTCTGGAAAAAACCCGGTTGCACTCTCGGGCCCTGGACTGTGTGCCACTGGGAGGGATTCCGTCATGCGAGCCGACGTTGAAATGAACCGTTTTCGGCCCACAACCGATCCAACACAGAGCGGACGGTAGCTACCTAGCAATTGACGAAGAGAGGGGCCACGGAGAGACGGGGTTTGTCGTGAGAAGAATATCTGActgctcatcatcacctcggcTGCGCAAAAAcgatccttcttcttcttcttcttcatcacagTCCAGAAGAAAAGATCCAGATGCGGGACATGGCGTCTGCTAGTTGGTCTTGGCACGCAGCTGCTGCTCTGTGCCATCGCTAAGACGGAACGGAAACCCCACATATCCAGCAACGTCCCTTGTCCACATTTTCCTCTATCAACCATACATATATAAAAGGGGGTCATTAATTGTACATAGAATTGCAGAGTCTCAGTGTAAATCTACAACACCATGAAGAAAACTGACGATAGCTGCTCTAGAGACGGACATGTTGACTCAGCGGCCTGATTATCTCTCTACATGTGACCTTTGTACACACACACGGACCTGAACTGGCCAAAAAATCAATACATGGATTGGAACCTGCAGGCCATCTGCAGCTTCCCCTTTCCAGCACGTGTTGCTCGATTAGCCGTAAAAATCGCTTCTGCTCGGCTATGTCTGTGCGTGCGGCGAGCATCTTGTGAAATGGAAAGGGATCCCCAGCTTTAATCTCATAGAGAACTTCAACCTTGACCATTCTCCCATCGTCCCAACTCTCTCAGAGAAAGCATCATGACCTCCCAAACTCTAATtccgctcccgctcccgctcccggtggtgatgatcagcAAGCCACCACGTCCACGAAGCCATCTGTGTCTAGTGCCAGCTTGATTGATTCATTGGTCACTGGATGCTACTCACTGCACATATGCTTCCACGAGGCGTCGATATTACCTTGAACATTCGACAAGGCATTCCAACCAGTCAGCTCCCGACTCGGGCTTTGCTATAAGGTCCAACACCGCTCAGCACTGCTTTTCATTGCAGCGTTGTACCTTGAACGCAACAGTGGTGGCTTGCGATGCTGACAAGGAAGATGTAGGCTGACCATCAGCTGTATCCGAAATGATTCCCCAAGCAAAGGAAGCGCTAGCAGACGTTATCGTGAGAACAAAGGAACGTCATCGGCATGGGCAACCCCGACGGGAGAAATGGgccttttccacctcccaagAAACGCTACCTACCCTACGGCGGCGTGGCCTGTGGGTTGTGGGCTGTGGGCTACGTTATCGTTGGTGGTTCAGCTGACCGAGACAGACTTCCTGCCACCTCACGGCAGTTGTGGGCTCCTTCCTTCGCTCCTTCCTGCGCATAACCCGCCA from Podospora pseudoanserina strain CBS 124.78 chromosome 1, whole genome shotgun sequence includes:
- a CDS encoding hypothetical protein (COG:S; EggNog:ENOG503P5CP) — encoded protein: MSSQPPKDHLTTLSTHITTLTQKVTQLRASLSHWQQWYLEYSSLKEEISLLPSTTPTPVESLRRIRRDFSGKVLTQKEINEIMGKTDFREVDQMLSLLTHRIDYVEGNINTVGKMLEQEENRLAAAEVVASPDVPRDEESGLPIMDIVEWLDEEGNEGKEQEEKKATPKAVERKGEPKGGVADGESMVAKKTVTFAEGTKPGHAEGERLEKTFAQQQLEHVIKIAQESQAMDMSKAVVPEDEPEEDAKLRREMLEYSIAPVQHERTVPDEGMGRISVVKESAPKAATKIPKEKAKAPKEEKSVSFATELDIAPTTTTTRPDAPAAPKINPVVDIVEKVTDLTMQDDEPEEPPKRVSRFKKERATGGLPPGPHQLPATFIHKAAAPPPEPTPPEDTTIAPTVVERPTPATAVEPDDMDEAMLYQAAAVEYNRMRNQLIQKQGGFIEDPPLNEDGLIANTDGPKKLSRFKQARLNKIQ
- a CDS encoding hypothetical protein (EggNog:ENOG503P20U), which gives rise to MAFPRHPSSRISDVQLPIMLIADDDDIRDMGSDLKLDSRGRPEEKPRPGPPVPSSSAASSAPQHPIPSMQDAFAESLVEATEGENSGKPKLRTGDAKARREELLDGEHSDPHPAALWRFRPGQQAHELRRLMAQISFGVYLLLNGMANSQILVVSILQGHIDEVDEFLETTLEDMDLAMKDVKLRIEHLRLPMDNIDVFERMLEDQNYRMTILEGNEKIEHILARTQIALKQTTQDLAEGLAATRDFTIYLAEQHHGPWRQERPDVIDIFDAMKGNTDGWFNAFMDLQHKGSSLNALVVRLAGMVSEMDRRAGEVSRRVRSQQLSAATYTSPKHSPKPSDASATTITTPPTSPPRKIPNSPPRLSLRLSTINALTASRPSSFLNFSLPEEPEPAPEERPATPPQAPVPTIQEETETKDTPLSPPKSLPQSSSPPPQSPPQLLTSAVYQPPTRAQPPRPKPSPQPQAPAESPPESPPPPARNPRRLSERPNVLLEAPKLEVHKEEENRAEESTLYLLQPTVYTPQPSPRPSPRPSPRPSPQPSPRIVAERPKPRENVPSAKLDFPSPADSIPKPGTASPKPREQTHRPQTSRAQIVESPRARIVENPRPKVVEIPKPKVIEVRGPKVVEIGARNRAAATKRDVLPDSRYEPRPSSTRTDSFQTTSTRRTDSFGTDSLGSDSMRTESLRDPGNAPEVVPDADLEVDMYPTNNNRTSLRDRISLKMNPPGSIHVPPPDTHHHAVQQHQNYSTSARVAYHNHLQQQNSYQTFQAPDSAYGSGSGSDMERPPVNSITSISSSLADFSPPPSFIAPGLIPSPHSDRQFFRPVQANPYSPLQQRPHTSGTVGGVQQFNFPHPPIPSRNIPSAMGMSVMSNGTTMTTETANSKGGAGLKKKRSAFGWLKKAFSLDEEERAAFEQRRREQMGNDPYAGQAQNSPKFLDGRRIDRPANGYAPSQYSRQGY